One genomic window of Glycine soja cultivar W05 chromosome 9, ASM419377v2, whole genome shotgun sequence includes the following:
- the LOC114368651 gene encoding probable polyamine oxidase 5, with translation MVVKKPRIVIIGAGMAGLTAANKLYTATASKDLFELCVVEGGTRIGGRINTSEFGGDRIEMGATWIHGIGGSPIHKIAQEIHSLHSDQPWECMDGNTVTDDATTITIAEGGFHLHHPSIVDPITKLFNTLMEYSQGKLNDTTSKGGSELESYQKLAAKVASVSASSNNNNKNNLSVGSFLRQGLEAYQVSKEEQEEVKGCGNWSRKLLEEAIFAMHENNQRTYTSADDLFTLDYGAESEYIMFPGEEITIAKGYLSIIEYLASVLPPGLVQLGKKVTRIEWQLDDEKRKKGGAVENNGCCSSSSRPVKLHFCDGSVMYADHVIVTVSLGVLKAAILDDDDDDSGMFYPPLPPSKTEAISRLGFGVVNKLFMQLSPTHGGLKQHENEQSDKGFPFLQMAFHSPQSEMRNKKIPWWMRRTATLFPIYNNSSVLLSWFVGEEALALESLKDEEIINGVSSTVSFFLQHHSQWQKGSTSCSSHKLCNGNVNSDEGRSHYLQNEVKFSKVLKSKWGTDPLFLGSYSYVAVGSSGDDLDIMAEPLPKDNSSCQASSAASSSPLQILFAGEATHRTHYSTTHGAYFSGLREANRLLQHYHCVGIYNN, from the coding sequence atggTGGTGAAGAAGCCACGGATTGTGATAATTGGAGCAGGAATGGCAGGCCTAACTGCTGCCAACAAGCTCTACACTGCCACAGCCTCAAAGGACTTGTTTGAGCTGTGTGTTGTGGAGGGTGGAACAAGGATTGGTGGAAGAATCAACACCTCAGAGTTTGGTGGTGACCGTATTGAGATGGGAGCAACATGGATCCATGGAATTGGTGGCAGCCCTATTCACAAGATTGCTCAAGAGATCCACTCACTCCACTCTGACCAACCTTGGGAGTGCATGGATGGCAACACTGTCACTGATGATGCCACCACTATCACCATTGCTGAAGGTGGCTTCCACCTCCACCACCCTTCCATTGTTGACCCCATCACAAAGCTTTTCAACACCCTCATGGAATACTCTCAAGGGAAGCTCAATGATACCACTTCAAAGGGTGGAAGTGAACTTGAAAGCTATCAAAAGTTGGCTGCTAAGGTTGCTTCTGTTTCTGCTtcttccaacaacaacaacaagaacaacctTAGTGTTGGTTCTTTTCTCAGACAAGGGCTTGAGGCATACCAGGTTTCAAAGGAGGAGCAAGAGGAGGTGAAAGGGTGTGGGAACTGGAGCAGGAAGTTGCTTGAAGAAGCAATCTTTGCAATGCATGAGAACAACCAGAGGACATATACTTCAGCTGATGACCTTTTCACACTGGACTATGGTGCTGAGAGTGAGTACATAATGTTCCCAGGTGAAGAAATCACTATTGCTAAAGGGTACTTGAGCATAATTGAGTACTTGGCTTCTGTGTTGCCACCTGGTTTGGTTCAGTTGGGTAAGAAAGTTACAAGGATTGAGTGGCAGCTTGATGatgagaagaggaagaagggtGGTGCTGTGGAAAATAATGGATGTTGCTCTTCTTCTTCTAGGCCTGTGAAGCTGCATTTTTGTGATGGCTCAGTTATGTATGCTGATCATGTCATTGTCACAGTTTCACTTGGAGTGTTAAAAGCTGCTAttcttgatgatgatgatgatgattcggGTATGTTCTATCCTCCTCTTCCCCCTTCCAAGACTGAGGCTATTTCAAGGCTTGGTTTTGGTGTTGTTAACAAGTTGTTTATGCAATTGAGTCCAACACATGGAGGATTGAAACAACATGAAAATGAACAATCCGACAAAGGGTTCCCTTTCTTGCAAATGGCTTTCCATTCACCTCAATCTGAAATGAGGAACAAGAAAATACCATGGTGGATGAGGAGGACAGCCACCCTTTTCCCCATCTACAACAATTCCAGTGTCCTCTTGTCATGGTTTGTAGGGGAAGAAGCACTAGCACTTGAGTCACTCAAAGATGAAGAGATCATAAACGGTGTTTCATCCACAGTCTCATTCTTTCTACAGCATCACTCTCAGTGGCAAAAGGGTTCCACCAGTTGTAGTTCACATAAACTGTGCAATGGGAATGTGAACTCTGATGAGGGAAGATCTCACTACCTACAAAATGAAGTGAAGTTTAGTAAAGTCTTGAAGAGCAAATGGGGAACTGATCCATTGTTTTTAGGCTCATACAGTTATGTTGCAGTAGGATCAAGTGGTGATGATTTAGATATAATGGCAGAGCCATTGCCAAAAGATAACAGCAGTTGTCAAGCTTCTTCTGCAGCTTCATCATCTCCACTTCAAATTTTGTTTGCAGGGGAAGCAACTCACAGAACTCATTATTCCACAACTCATGGAGCTTACTTCAGCGGTCTTAGGGAAGCCAATAGGCTTCTTCAACATTACCATTGTGTTGGGATTTATAACaactag